A part of Saccharomonospora amisosensis genomic DNA contains:
- a CDS encoding DUF7660 family protein: MDHTGLAPVCRRCGRPAVRGRANYAMFEGMHFVCFHYEFEHRDTDPDDSCGVAGCPCAPAERGKEKLLDTPRTLVAEWSDGPPANWDVHSLPGYLEALTRWLEDADGYYAARKLAIPWDSRTVVGTALRAATVYE; encoded by the coding sequence GTGGACCACACCGGGCTGGCACCCGTTTGCCGCCGCTGTGGCCGCCCTGCGGTGCGTGGGCGCGCGAACTACGCGATGTTCGAGGGCATGCACTTCGTGTGCTTCCATTACGAATTCGAGCATCGCGACACGGACCCGGACGACAGCTGCGGGGTTGCCGGATGCCCCTGCGCACCCGCTGAACGGGGAAAGGAAAAGCTGCTCGACACCCCGCGCACGCTGGTGGCCGAGTGGAGTGACGGGCCACCGGCGAACTGGGATGTTCATTCGTTGCCGGGCTATCTGGAAGCGTTGACCAGGTGGCTGGAAGACGCGGACGGCTACTACGCAGCGCGCAAGCTGGCGATACCTTGGGACAGCAGGACCGTGGTCGGCACTGCCCTGCGGGCGGCGACCGTCTACGAGTGA
- a CDS encoding universal stress protein: MIVVGVDGSDGSRDALRWAVGQARATGDSIRAIAAWEIPVNFGYPPGYEDFDWAATARQALDDTVSEVVGEQRDVAVSKEVLRGHASNALVDASRDADLLVVGSRGHGAVVGMLLGSVSQHCVQHAECPVVVVRSTRKHSAQRETSA, translated from the coding sequence GTGATCGTCGTGGGAGTTGACGGATCGGACGGCAGTCGTGACGCCCTGCGGTGGGCGGTTGGGCAGGCCAGGGCGACCGGGGATTCGATCAGGGCCATCGCGGCTTGGGAGATTCCGGTGAACTTCGGCTACCCGCCCGGCTACGAGGACTTCGACTGGGCCGCCACCGCGCGGCAGGCGCTCGACGACACGGTGAGCGAGGTCGTCGGTGAGCAACGCGACGTCGCGGTGTCCAAGGAGGTACTCCGCGGCCACGCCAGCAACGCCCTCGTCGATGCCAGCCGCGACGCCGACCTACTGGTGGTGGGCAGCCGCGGTCACGGGGCCGTGGTCGGCATGTTGCTCGGTTCGGTCAGCCAGCACTGCGTGCAGCACGCCGAATGCCCGGTGGTGGTGGTACGATCCACCCGCAAGCACAGTGCCCAACGCGAAACCTCCGCATAG
- a CDS encoding CapA family protein, with protein sequence MITLLLCGDVMLGRGVDQVLAHPVDPRLREPAVTDARYYVRAAQHRNGSFDYPVEWSWPWGEALSVLDDFGTDARVLNLETSITARGEFAPGKSIHYRMHPANVPALLAARPDVCVLANNHVLDFGTTGLSDTLTTLTDAGVRTAGAGRNAAEAARQATVPLRGGRRLHVFAACHGSSGVPASWAATGSRPGVHRLAELREHTVSAVADRIAAVKREGDLVVFSVHWGSNWGYEVPGEQARFARLLTDAGADVVHGHSSHHPRPVEIHHGHPILYGCGDLINDYEGITGLEVYRDDLRLLYLLSFDEATGALATLRLVPMRARRLRLERAGTQDTTWLGDVLGSVSAAFGTRVRMAQDRTLLAEPA encoded by the coding sequence ATGATCACGCTGCTGCTGTGCGGTGACGTCATGCTCGGTCGCGGCGTCGACCAGGTCCTCGCCCACCCGGTAGATCCGCGACTGCGTGAACCGGCTGTCACCGACGCGCGCTACTACGTTCGCGCGGCACAGCACCGCAACGGCAGCTTCGACTACCCGGTCGAGTGGAGCTGGCCGTGGGGCGAGGCGTTGAGCGTGCTCGACGACTTCGGCACCGACGCCAGAGTGCTGAACCTGGAGACGAGCATCACCGCGCGAGGCGAGTTCGCGCCTGGCAAGTCGATCCACTACCGGATGCATCCAGCCAACGTGCCCGCTCTGCTGGCCGCCCGACCGGACGTGTGCGTGCTCGCCAACAACCACGTGCTCGACTTCGGTACGACCGGACTGTCCGACACGCTGACAACGCTCACCGATGCCGGGGTGCGGACGGCGGGAGCGGGCCGGAACGCGGCCGAGGCGGCAAGGCAGGCCACCGTGCCGCTGCGCGGTGGGCGGCGGCTGCACGTGTTCGCGGCATGCCACGGCTCCAGCGGCGTTCCCGCCTCGTGGGCGGCCACCGGTTCCAGACCTGGTGTGCACCGCCTCGCCGAACTCCGCGAGCACACCGTGAGCGCCGTGGCGGACAGGATCGCGGCTGTGAAGCGTGAGGGTGATCTGGTGGTGTTCTCCGTGCACTGGGGTTCGAACTGGGGCTACGAGGTGCCCGGTGAGCAGGCGAGGTTCGCGCGCCTGCTCACCGACGCGGGGGCCGACGTGGTGCACGGGCACTCCTCGCACCACCCGCGTCCCGTGGAGATCCACCACGGCCACCCGATCCTGTACGGCTGCGGCGACCTCATCAACGACTACGAAGGCATCACCGGGCTCGAGGTCTACCGCGACGACCTGCGGTTGCTGTACCTGCTGTCGTTCGACGAGGCCACCGGCGCGCTGGCCACGCTACGGCTGGTGCCGATGCGGGCGCGCAGGCTGCGGTTGGAGCGTGCGGGTACGCAGGACACGACATGGCTGGGTGACGTCCTCGGCTCTGTCAGCGCGGCCTTCGGCACCCGCGTGCGGATGGCGCAAGACCGCACGCTGCTGGCCGAGCCCGCGTGA
- a CDS encoding RRQRL motif-containing zinc-binding protein: MNPRRRPRQVVAVFDGRTHHVAWCRGFQDGLPVFGWGEAPSTLLTRSQLREAGLRPAGQDPVALLVFRHHRPYARETVAELFSTVRAALKRIPTPAQQAALGRALAARRVCRECGRDVGYCVPTSTRQCWDCFDLDHRTALGEVA, translated from the coding sequence GTGAACCCGCGCCGCCGCCCCCGGCAGGTCGTGGCCGTGTTCGACGGTCGCACGCACCACGTCGCCTGGTGCCGGGGCTTTCAGGACGGGTTGCCGGTGTTCGGCTGGGGCGAGGCCCCCTCGACGCTGCTGACCCGTTCCCAGCTTCGCGAGGCCGGGTTACGGCCTGCGGGGCAGGATCCGGTGGCGCTGCTGGTGTTCCGGCACCACCGCCCCTATGCGCGGGAGACCGTGGCGGAGCTGTTCTCAACGGTGCGTGCCGCACTCAAGCGGATACCTACCCCGGCTCAGCAGGCCGCGCTAGGGCGGGCTCTGGCAGCACGGCGGGTCTGCCGCGAGTGCGGGCGGGATGTGGGCTACTGCGTGCCGACCTCCACCCGGCAGTGCTGGGACTGCTTCGACCTCGACCATCGCACAGCGTTGGGGGAGGTGGCCTGA
- a CDS encoding DUF5131 family protein, whose protein sequence is MSATTGIEWTDATWNPVTGCTTVSAGCDHCYAKTFAERWRGTKGHHFERGFDVQLRPDKLELPLRWRKPRRVFVNSMSDLFHADVPDEFIARVFAVMALTPQHTYQILTKRHARMRSLLSNVNFAHLVAEQGRAHHIGCQQDWLAVGAMLGREPLPNVWLGVSVENQRWADIRIPALLDTPAAVRFLSCEPLLGPVDLGVSIPIGPQDTREPMVHWVIAGGESGHGARPMHPDWARSLRDQCHAAGVPFLFKQWGEWAPDETHPAAGGGSGPRRHCFPDGTVMRRVGKHRAGRVLDGRTWDEFPRRGVA, encoded by the coding sequence ATGAGCGCCACAACCGGGATCGAATGGACCGACGCCACCTGGAACCCCGTCACCGGCTGCACCACAGTCAGCGCCGGGTGCGACCACTGCTACGCCAAGACGTTCGCCGAACGCTGGCGCGGCACCAAGGGACATCACTTCGAGCGCGGATTCGACGTTCAACTGCGCCCGGACAAGCTGGAGCTTCCGTTGCGGTGGCGCAAGCCGCGCAGGGTGTTCGTCAACTCCATGTCCGACCTGTTCCACGCCGACGTGCCGGACGAGTTCATCGCGCGGGTGTTCGCGGTCATGGCCCTGACACCCCAGCACACCTACCAAATCCTGACCAAGCGGCACGCCCGCATGCGGTCGCTGCTGTCCAACGTGAACTTCGCGCATCTGGTTGCGGAGCAGGGCCGCGCCCACCACATCGGCTGCCAACAGGACTGGCTCGCCGTGGGCGCAATGCTAGGCCGCGAACCACTGCCCAACGTCTGGCTGGGCGTGTCCGTCGAGAACCAGCGGTGGGCCGACATCCGCATCCCCGCCCTGCTCGACACCCCCGCCGCCGTGCGGTTCCTGTCCTGCGAACCACTGCTCGGGCCCGTCGACCTCGGGGTATCCATCCCGATCGGACCACAGGACACGCGCGAGCCGATGGTGCATTGGGTGATCGCCGGAGGCGAGTCCGGGCACGGCGCCCGCCCCATGCACCCCGATTGGGCACGGTCGCTGCGCGACCAATGCCACGCCGCCGGGGTGCCGTTCCTGTTCAAACAGTGGGGCGAATGGGCCCCCGACGAGACCCACCCCGCCGCGGGCGGTGGTTCCGGGCCGCGGCGGCACTGCTTCCCCGACGGGACAGTCATGCGCCGTGTCGGCAAGCACCGCGCCGGACGGGTGCTGGACGGCCGCACGTGGGATGAGTTCCCGCGGCGGGGGGTGGCGTGA
- a CDS encoding helix-turn-helix transcriptional regulator: protein MGTQRQHLTIADICQELGISRRTFYEWRAKKRAPRCIKLPNGDLRIRRTDLEAWLESREEAA from the coding sequence ATGGGCACCCAGCGCCAGCACCTCACCATCGCCGACATCTGTCAAGAACTAGGAATCTCCCGCCGCACCTTCTACGAATGGCGCGCCAAGAAACGCGCACCCCGCTGCATCAAACTCCCCAACGGAGACCTCCGCATCCGACGCACCGACCTCGAAGCCTGGCTCGAATCCCGCGAGGAGGCCGCCTAG
- a CDS encoding archease, with the protein MTGEVRAGYREPVHSGDLRIEAWGPSRERCIAEAVSGMVESFAGGSLGDPDEIVDVEVDGTTDEELLAAVLDEVLHRMETTGRIPATTQVLPAPHGLRVRFGVVDIGGVIAAGPIPKAVCAHGLTVEPSAGGWACTAAFDV; encoded by the coding sequence GTGACCGGCGAGGTCAGGGCGGGCTACCGGGAGCCGGTGCATTCGGGCGACCTGCGGATCGAGGCGTGGGGCCCTTCCCGCGAGCGCTGCATCGCCGAAGCGGTCAGCGGCATGGTGGAGAGCTTCGCGGGCGGCTCGCTCGGCGACCCCGACGAGATCGTCGACGTCGAGGTCGACGGCACGACCGACGAGGAGCTGCTGGCGGCCGTGCTCGACGAGGTCCTCCACCGGATGGAGACCACGGGGCGGATACCGGCCACGACGCAGGTGCTTCCCGCCCCTCACGGGCTGCGGGTGCGCTTCGGTGTGGTCGACATCGGGGGTGTGATCGCCGCGGGCCCGATCCCGAAGGCGGTGTGCGCGCACGGGTTGACCGTCGAACCCAGCGCGGGCGGGTGGGCCTGCACGGCGGCCTTCGACGTGTGA
- a CDS encoding NUDIX domain-containing protein, translating into MTDTRDEVARLTADVVLFARTPDTGLRVLLIRRGWPPFEGRWALPGGHVNPGETTEAAAVRELAEETGIRIGTPLALSGVYADPGRDPRGRYVTVAYTCQVGRVIPAVAADDATAARWFPVTDVLAEPGLLAFDHHAIVTDALQRGVW; encoded by the coding sequence ATGACTGACACCCGTGACGAGGTGGCCCGGCTGACCGCCGATGTCGTGCTGTTCGCCCGAACCCCAGACACGGGGCTGCGGGTGTTGCTGATTCGGCGGGGCTGGCCACCGTTTGAGGGCCGGTGGGCGTTGCCGGGTGGGCACGTCAATCCGGGCGAAACCACCGAGGCCGCTGCGGTGCGGGAGTTGGCCGAGGAAACCGGTATCCGGATCGGCACGCCCCTGGCCCTGTCCGGGGTGTACGCCGACCCGGGCCGCGATCCCAGGGGCCGGTACGTGACCGTCGCCTACACCTGCCAGGTCGGGCGTGTGATCCCTGCTGTGGCGGCGGATGACGCCACCGCGGCCCGCTGGTTCCCCGTGACCGACGTCCTCGCCGAGCCGGGCCTGCTGGCGTTCGATCACCACGCGATCGTCACCGACGCCCTGCAGCGGGGGGTGTGGTGA
- a CDS encoding WhiB family transcriptional regulator, with translation MAVPRRWSQPRTLRGATPGGRVPVAWSTYNPATQEEGWRARAACATPDIDPEVFFPEPGPDMADRIAQAQRVCAGCPVQAACRDYAQHHGERHGIWGGHSTRHLPRSHGVHAATRHRAAAVARLSRAGLTVDEIADRLQVTARTVGRYRARSNPHDATEAA, from the coding sequence ATGGCCGTGCCGCGCCGGTGGAGCCAGCCACGCACCCTGCGGGGTGCCACTCCCGGAGGGCGTGTGCCGGTGGCGTGGTCCACCTACAACCCTGCAACGCAGGAGGAGGGGTGGCGGGCCCGCGCCGCCTGCGCGACACCCGACATCGATCCGGAGGTGTTCTTCCCCGAACCCGGCCCCGACATGGCCGACCGGATCGCCCAGGCCCAGCGGGTGTGCGCCGGATGCCCCGTGCAGGCCGCATGCCGCGACTACGCCCAACACCACGGGGAGCGGCACGGCATCTGGGGCGGACACAGCACCCGACACCTACCCCGTTCCCATGGGGTGCACGCGGCCACCCGCCACCGGGCGGCCGCGGTGGCCCGGTTGAGCCGCGCGGGGCTCACCGTCGACGAGATCGCCGACCGACTGCAGGTGACCGCCCGCACGGTGGGTCGCTACCGCGCCCGTTCCAACCCCCACGATGCGACGGAGGCCGCTTGA
- a CDS encoding DUF3631 domain-containing protein: MTPPDAVAAIDTTLAEVTRPEESAACGACGHPRGDSPSPDFCSEDCQSRWHLATAGGGAVDGGAAPDTELPEAAPQRPLTWLGPPPADAYRQAGHEVLDAVRDFVARYSAFPSEHCAPMLALWYAHTHAADHFYVTPRLILDSAEPGSGKTRVLEVAQYLVRAPEMTISATTAALFRMVADGPITILFDEVDAIFNPKNGGNNEDLRAMLNAGYKRSATIARCVGDARAMKVEKFPVYAPAALAGIAGHMPATITTRAITVHMKRRRADEHVAEFWEEDVEHQARPLRETLAAWMESVAEQVGRARPAMPDGVRDRPAEIWRPLIAIADAAGDHWPDTARAACNHFVAHAATQPDSIGIRLLADLQTLFAARDTDRMATAEILAALLEQDEAPWSELQGRPLDARRLGRLLGKYGVKSRDIKPTGGTAVKGYRLDGDGGLADAWSRYLPTAATSATSATTQVSTVADSEPVADTSATGPTPPPNNQT; encoded by the coding sequence ATGACACCACCGGATGCCGTGGCCGCTATCGACACGACCCTGGCGGAGGTGACCCGGCCGGAAGAGTCCGCGGCGTGTGGGGCCTGCGGTCACCCGCGCGGGGATTCGCCCTCGCCGGATTTCTGCTCGGAGGATTGCCAGTCGCGGTGGCACCTCGCCACCGCCGGCGGGGGTGCGGTTGATGGGGGCGCAGCCCCAGACACCGAACTGCCCGAGGCGGCCCCGCAGCGGCCGTTGACGTGGCTGGGTCCACCGCCTGCGGATGCCTACCGCCAGGCCGGGCACGAAGTGCTGGACGCGGTGCGGGACTTCGTCGCCCGCTACTCGGCGTTCCCGAGCGAGCATTGCGCCCCGATGCTGGCGCTGTGGTACGCCCACACCCACGCCGCCGACCACTTCTACGTCACCCCCAGGTTGATCCTGGACTCGGCCGAACCTGGCAGCGGCAAAACCCGCGTGCTCGAAGTCGCCCAGTACCTCGTCCGCGCTCCGGAGATGACCATCTCCGCCACCACCGCCGCCCTGTTCCGCATGGTCGCCGACGGGCCGATCACGATCCTGTTCGACGAAGTCGACGCCATCTTCAACCCCAAGAACGGAGGCAACAACGAAGACCTGCGCGCCATGCTCAACGCCGGATATAAACGCTCGGCCACCATCGCCCGCTGTGTGGGCGACGCCCGCGCCATGAAAGTCGAGAAGTTCCCCGTCTACGCCCCCGCCGCCCTGGCCGGGATCGCCGGGCACATGCCCGCCACCATCACCACCCGCGCCATCACCGTGCACATGAAACGCCGCCGCGCCGACGAACACGTCGCCGAGTTCTGGGAAGAAGACGTCGAACACCAAGCCCGCCCCCTCCGAGAGACACTCGCCGCCTGGATGGAATCCGTGGCAGAACAGGTAGGCCGAGCACGACCCGCCATGCCCGACGGGGTGCGGGACCGGCCCGCCGAAATCTGGCGGCCCCTGATCGCCATCGCCGATGCCGCCGGAGATCACTGGCCCGACACCGCCCGCGCTGCCTGCAACCACTTCGTCGCCCATGCCGCCACCCAACCCGACAGCATCGGCATCCGCCTGCTCGCCGACCTCCAAACCCTGTTCGCTGCCCGCGACACCGACCGGATGGCCACCGCCGAGATCCTCGCCGCCCTACTCGAACAAGACGAAGCCCCGTGGAGCGAACTGCAGGGCCGGCCCCTGGACGCCCGTCGGTTGGGCAGGCTGCTGGGCAAGTACGGCGTGAAGTCCCGCGACATCAAACCCACTGGCGGCACCGCGGTGAAGGGCTACCGCCTCGACGGTGACGGCGGGCTCGCCGACGCCTGGAGCCGCTACCTGCCCACAGCCGCGACCTCCGCGACTTCCGCGACCACGCAGGTCAGCACGGTCGCGGATAGCGAACCGGTCGCGGATACAAGCGCGACCGGCCCAACCCCACCACCCAACAACCAGACCTAG
- a CDS encoding tyrosine-type recombinase/integrase, with the protein MATSYNVKIWALQTRYKTDDKGKRVPARYVVRWTVDGERFEPSFRSRAQADSFRSELLAAARKGEPFDTDTGRPISHAQKISKATWYEFACTYADMKWEDSSPKYRSSIADSLTTITLAMLQNNKQQPPTGTLSPALRRAFNKNLRESDLPSEQAHALRWVSRNTRPLTDLAKTDVLRAVLAELDRKRNGERAAHDTVRLRRITLGNALDYAVERELLHKNPLREMKTRKHTAVLKQVDRRSVVNPIQARTLLLAVKEEVAPRLYAFFALLYFAALRPEEAANIRKHNLSLPEAGWGEIHLDKAAPEIGKAWTDSGKRGEQRSLKHRHDGQGRTVPCSDELTAILHWHLETHGTASDGRLFWGERSGGTLGGTVYARAWKRARQVAFTQEAAASPLAQRPYDLRHAAVSTWLSATGDPVRVAEWAGHSVHVLLKVYAKCLDGGDLQAREQVERRLKGL; encoded by the coding sequence GTGGCAACCAGCTACAACGTGAAGATCTGGGCGCTCCAGACCCGATACAAGACAGATGACAAAGGCAAACGCGTGCCCGCGCGCTACGTCGTTCGCTGGACCGTTGATGGGGAGAGGTTCGAGCCCAGCTTCCGTAGCCGCGCCCAGGCGGACAGCTTCCGTTCGGAACTGCTTGCCGCTGCCCGTAAGGGCGAGCCGTTCGATACCGACACCGGACGCCCTATCTCGCATGCGCAGAAGATCTCCAAAGCGACATGGTACGAATTCGCGTGCACCTACGCTGACATGAAATGGGAGGACAGCTCGCCAAAATACCGATCCAGCATTGCGGACTCGCTTACCACGATTACGCTCGCCATGCTGCAGAACAACAAGCAGCAGCCACCAACAGGAACTCTCTCACCTGCTCTACGTCGCGCGTTCAACAAGAACTTGCGTGAATCTGATTTACCAAGTGAGCAGGCACACGCTCTGCGCTGGGTCTCCCGGAACACACGCCCGCTCACCGATCTCGCGAAAACCGACGTACTTCGTGCCGTGCTCGCCGAACTAGACCGAAAGAGGAACGGCGAACGAGCCGCACACGACACAGTTCGGCTGCGCAGGATCACCCTCGGCAACGCACTGGACTACGCCGTAGAACGCGAACTTCTTCACAAGAATCCCTTGCGGGAAATGAAGACACGCAAGCACACCGCCGTGCTTAAGCAAGTCGACCGGCGCAGTGTCGTGAACCCGATCCAGGCTCGGACACTTCTGCTCGCAGTCAAAGAGGAGGTCGCACCGCGCCTGTACGCCTTCTTTGCGTTGCTCTACTTCGCCGCGCTGCGGCCGGAGGAGGCGGCAAACATCCGCAAGCACAACCTGTCCTTGCCCGAAGCTGGCTGGGGAGAAATCCACCTGGACAAGGCTGCACCCGAGATCGGAAAGGCATGGACCGACAGCGGCAAGCGAGGGGAACAGCGGAGTCTCAAGCACCGACACGACGGACAGGGACGTACCGTGCCATGCTCGGACGAACTCACCGCAATCCTTCATTGGCACTTGGAGACGCACGGTACAGCGTCTGACGGACGCTTGTTCTGGGGCGAGCGCAGCGGTGGAACCCTGGGTGGCACCGTGTACGCCCGTGCGTGGAAGCGCGCCCGGCAGGTCGCCTTTACACAGGAGGCCGCGGCATCCCCACTCGCCCAACGACCCTACGATCTTCGGCACGCGGCCGTCTCGACGTGGCTCAGCGCGACCGGTGATCCTGTGCGCGTAGCGGAGTGGGCTGGACACAGCGTGCATGTGCTCCTGAAGGTGTACGCCAAGTGCCTCGACGGAGGAGACCTCCAAGCCCGCGAACAGGTGGAGCGACGACTTAAGGGCTTGTGA
- a CDS encoding GntR family transcriptional regulator, protein MGLDRNEIAAQLRRDIAARKYKVGDKLPGYRKLAEDFGAAPNTVGEAVRILAAEGLVRTKKASRAVVASTAEAAPPENQVSEAREVLADLQDHIRDVQRQLRHLEQGVSDALRKLNGTS, encoded by the coding sequence ATGGGCTTGGACCGGAACGAAATCGCAGCTCAGCTACGGCGTGACATTGCGGCCCGTAAGTACAAAGTTGGTGACAAGTTGCCCGGGTACCGGAAGCTCGCTGAGGACTTCGGAGCTGCCCCGAACACCGTGGGGGAGGCAGTCCGCATCCTCGCGGCTGAAGGGTTGGTCCGTACCAAGAAAGCCAGTCGAGCCGTCGTTGCATCGACGGCCGAAGCAGCACCGCCTGAGAACCAGGTCTCCGAAGCGCGCGAAGTGCTAGCGGACCTGCAGGACCACATCCGGGATGTGCAACGGCAGCTTCGCCACCTCGAACAGGGCGTCTCTGACGCGCTGCGGAAGCTCAACGGCACGTCCTGA
- a CDS encoding FtsK/SpoIIIE domain-containing protein: MTHNYEQEHGRGNVVPFRPDTRPLPESEVVVDAELVQEPRETFNTRRLPVPHISEQARQRMAQTAVELRRVSAPYVVTGSRAVVRHGLYVGAGAAVVARRVRDARSNSPYLRALRAAEAAGEWDRADQWAERIERAKRDRHERRMDWIAAPVKLAKAVAVSAAAGIGLLLALGVVLAVADGSVGMVLEPIGAAIDTIRFLWWFGTAYGAFLLTGGMGVGLLYLWDQGRRHGGWQPRWAVPEQPVPGRDVVPDEGAILSALRELGYGPLTRAFKDGWQPRWVSPTTRVGKGWHTQLLLPRQVPVEEIAKRKGVLAHNLLRKPIEVWPTEPKDQPGVLDLWVADQGILTGPVDPWPLLHEGATDYFKGVPVAVDARGELITAKLMACNYLTAGIMGSGKSSFVICLLLGAMLDPLVDIDVHVLAYNVDYDPMKPRLRTLVKGDEEEHIEAAMTTLRTLVGEVSERGRILEELGGEEAKLTRDIAEADPRMRPRVVVFDEVHELFTHKRHGEEAKELALKVTKKARKTGITLLWVTPDADANSLPRGISKTASHRVAFAINDHQGNDAILGTGMHKRGYSATTLVAGEDVGTAMAAGFAKVPGLIRSFYIRKEKGTDEITPIVQRALALREEHGITPTHDHDNPTAVADPLADIAAVLGKRPRMKTREVLQHLAERNPAAYRDWSAQRLTAYLAQYHAEPYKTEGAMQVSTARIHEALTERNHHDPDNSDDSGGGW, encoded by the coding sequence ATGACCCACAACTACGAACAGGAGCACGGGCGCGGGAACGTGGTGCCGTTCCGCCCCGACACACGCCCCCTACCGGAGTCGGAGGTGGTGGTGGACGCGGAGCTCGTGCAGGAGCCGCGGGAGACGTTCAACACCCGTCGCTTGCCGGTGCCGCATATCAGTGAGCAGGCCCGGCAGCGGATGGCGCAGACCGCGGTGGAGTTGCGGCGGGTGTCGGCGCCGTATGTGGTGACCGGCAGCCGGGCGGTGGTGCGGCATGGGTTGTATGTGGGTGCGGGGGCGGCGGTGGTGGCGCGTCGGGTGCGGGATGCGCGGTCGAACTCGCCGTATCTGCGGGCGTTGCGGGCGGCGGAGGCCGCTGGGGAGTGGGATCGGGCTGATCAGTGGGCCGAGCGGATCGAGCGGGCGAAGCGGGATCGGCATGAGCGGCGCATGGATTGGATCGCTGCCCCGGTCAAGCTGGCGAAGGCGGTGGCCGTGAGCGCCGCGGCGGGGATCGGGTTGCTGTTGGCGCTGGGGGTTGTGTTGGCGGTGGCTGACGGGAGTGTGGGGATGGTGTTGGAGCCGATCGGCGCGGCGATCGACACGATCCGGTTCCTGTGGTGGTTCGGCACCGCCTACGGCGCGTTCCTGCTCACCGGTGGGATGGGTGTGGGGCTGCTGTACCTGTGGGATCAGGGCCGCCGGCACGGGGGGTGGCAGCCCCGCTGGGCCGTGCCCGAGCAGCCGGTGCCGGGGCGGGATGTGGTGCCCGATGAGGGGGCGATCCTGTCCGCGTTGCGGGAGTTGGGGTATGGGCCGTTGACGCGGGCGTTCAAGGACGGCTGGCAGCCCCGCTGGGTGTCGCCCACCACGCGGGTCGGTAAGGGCTGGCACACCCAGTTGTTGCTGCCGCGGCAGGTGCCGGTGGAAGAGATCGCCAAACGCAAGGGCGTGCTGGCGCACAACCTGCTGCGCAAACCGATCGAGGTGTGGCCCACCGAACCCAAGGACCAGCCCGGTGTGCTGGATCTGTGGGTGGCCGATCAGGGCATCCTGACCGGGCCGGTGGATCCCTGGCCGCTGCTGCACGAAGGTGCCACGGACTACTTCAAGGGTGTGCCCGTGGCGGTGGACGCCCGCGGCGAGCTGATCACCGCCAAGCTCATGGCCTGCAACTACCTCACCGCCGGGATCATGGGCTCAGGCAAATCGAGCTTCGTGATCTGCCTGCTGCTGGGGGCGATGCTGGACCCGTTGGTCGACATCGACGTGCACGTGCTGGCCTACAACGTCGACTACGACCCCATGAAACCCCGCCTGCGCACCCTGGTGAAGGGCGACGAGGAAGAGCACATCGAAGCCGCCATGACCACCCTGCGCACCCTCGTGGGCGAGGTGTCCGAACGCGGCCGCATCCTGGAAGAACTCGGTGGCGAGGAAGCGAAACTGACCCGCGACATCGCCGAAGCCGACCCCCGCATGCGGCCCCGCGTCGTGGTGTTCGACGAGGTGCACGAACTGTTCACCCACAAACGCCACGGCGAGGAAGCCAAGGAACTGGCGTTGAAGGTGACCAAAAAGGCCCGCAAGACCGGGATCACGCTGCTGTGGGTCACCCCCGACGCCGACGCCAACAGCCTGCCCCGCGGGATCTCCAAAACCGCCTCCCACCGGGTCGCGTTCGCCATCAACGACCACCAAGGCAACGACGCCATCCTCGGCACCGGCATGCACAAACGCGGCTACTCCGCCACCACCCTCGTGGCCGGGGAAGACGTCGGCACCGCCATGGCCGCCGGGTTCGCCAAAGTCCCCGGCCTGATCCGCTCCTTCTACATCCGCAAGGAGAAAGGCACCGACGAAATCACCCCCATCGTGCAGCGCGCCCTGGCCCTGCGCGAGGAACACGGCATCACCCCCACACACGACCACGACAACCCCACCGCGGTGGCGGATCCGTTGGCCGACATCGCCGCCGTCCTCGGCAAGCGGCCCCGGATGAAGACCCGCGAGGTGCTGCAACACCTCGCCGAACGCAACCCGGCCGCCTACCGCGACTGGAGCGCGCAACGGCTCACCGCCTACCTCGCGCAGTACCACGCCGAGCCCTACAAAACCGAAGGCGCCATGCAGGTCTCCACCGCCCGCATCCACGAAGCACTCACCGAACGCAACCACCACGACCCCGACAACAGCGACGACAGCGGCGGCGGATGGTGA